The Chitinophaga pinensis DSM 2588 region ACAGCGCCGGTATAGTTGGTATGGAGGATGCGGGCGGCTTCTGTCCAGTCGGACTGGCCTTTTTCCTGTGAACCAAGGTACCCGAATACCGCGATAGTGATATCCGGTTTAACCGGTAGGGAGTTATAGAAAGCCGTATGGCTGTTGAAGTCGGTCGCGTCAAAGGCATAGGAACTGGTCTGTACCTGGTAACGGATGCGCAGGTCCTGCTCCAATGGAGCGATGGAGGCAACGTTACGGGCGGCCAGCTGAATATCGTATTTGTTACCGGCGAACTCGCGGGCTATGGCAACAGCCATATCCGACCCAGCTCCCAGAATAAGAACAGTAGGCATATAATTAATCTCGGTATTTTAAGGTAGCAGTGTTTTATTGCGTTAATAGCAGTCTGTCGGACTGTATTGAACGAAACAGCTTTTTACCGTTGTATGTTTTAATGATATCAGCAAATTTTTGTGCGTTAGGGTAGCTCTGCCAGAATACTTCCTGTTTCATACGGGCGTCTTTGGAAAGATACAGGCGTCCACCGTATTGCAGCACGATTTCATCCAGCTGATCCAGGAATTCGAACAGTCCTTTACGCACGGGGAAGTCCAGCGCCAGGGTATAACCTTCCATCGGGAAAGAGATCAGGCTGTCTTGTTTACCGAAGACTTTCAATACGGCAAGGAAGGATCCCAGACCGGCATCACTGATCTTTTTGAGGATAGCGACGAGGCCATCTTTCTTTTCCAGCGGCAGTACGAACTGGTATTGTACGAAGCCGGCTTTACCATAACCACGGTTCCAGTGCAGGATTGCATCCAGCGGATAGAAGAATGGTTCATAAGGAATGACGTTGTTGATCTCCCTTTTGGTATTCTTCAGGTAATAGAGCCAATTAAATGCCTTAACAGTCAGTGTGTTGAGTGTGAAAGACGGGAGGTTGAACGGCATGGACAGTTTACGTTTCTGCGCCAGGTGAAGGGGCGCTTTACGTTGCTGTTCACTAAGTTCCTGAGGGGTAGCATGTTCACCTACTATAAGGATACCACGGCCGAAGGCATCGCCTTTCTGCAGGCAATCGATCCAGGCCATTGAGTATGTGTAGTCTTTGTATTCTTCGAAGAGACGGATCAGGTCTTCCAGGTTCTTTGCCTTGATCTGTTTCTGACGGATATAGGCGGTATCGATCTTTTTGAGACCGAATTTCACACGGGTAATGATACCGGTGAGGCCCATACCACCGCAGGTAGCCCAGAAAAGGTCTGCTTCTATATTGGCGGAACAGGTTATCGTTTCCTGATTGCCGGTAATAACGTCCATATTGATGATATGACCGGAGAAGGAGCCATCCACATGGTGATTCTTTCCATGTACATCAGAAGCGACCGCACCACCAATGGTGATGAACTTGGTGCCTGGCGTTACCGGAAGAAACCATCCCTGGGGAACGATAATATTGAGGATCTGATCGAGTGTGATACCGGACTGGCATTCGAAGATGCCGGTTTCAATATCAAAAGCCAGCACCTTATCATATTTAAGGGTGGATACACTGTGACTGGCAAGAGAAGCGTCGCCGTAACAGCGACCGTTTCCACGGGCGATAACAGACGAATGAGAGGATATAAAATCCTGTATTTGATCTTCCTGCGAAAATGATGTTTCATCGCAGGAGATAGCGGGGTAATTCCCCCAGTTTGCTAACCGTTTTTCCATTACTCAAAAAAACTTTTGTTAGTGGGTAAATAAATAATCACATAAAAACTCAGCACCCACAGGAGTATGGTTAATTGAATGAAACGGTCTTTGTATAGGATTTTGGTTGGAGAACCTGTATCGTTCTCCACATATGTTATTTGCAAATATCGTAATAATCCACCAATTACAAAAAGACATGTATAATAAAGGCGGTAAGTATGAAAGCGTGCCATCGTTTCGGGGGCCATGGTATACATCAGATAGGCGACAATGATGACGGCTGATACCAGCGCGAGCATCACATTCATAAAATCCATATTATAACCTTTGGAGGCTTTCCGCATTTCTTTCCCTGACTGGGTTTTGATCAGTACGTCGTCTCTTCGTTTAGCGATGGCCATGAACAGTGCCAGGAGGAACACCATGATCATCAGCCATTCGGAAGAGGCGATGTTAGCAGCCACCCCACCAGCTTTTATCCTGAGTACGAAACCTGCCGATAAGATCAGGATATCCAGTATGGATATATTTTTCAATCCGAAGGAATACAACAGATTGAGAATAAAGTAAATGCCTACAACGAATGCAAATTTTGGTCTGA contains the following coding sequences:
- a CDS encoding FAD-binding oxidoreductase yields the protein MEKRLANWGNYPAISCDETSFSQEDQIQDFISSHSSVIARGNGRCYGDASLASHSVSTLKYDKVLAFDIETGIFECQSGITLDQILNIIVPQGWFLPVTPGTKFITIGGAVASDVHGKNHHVDGSFSGHIINMDVITGNQETITCSANIEADLFWATCGGMGLTGIITRVKFGLKKIDTAYIRQKQIKAKNLEDLIRLFEEYKDYTYSMAWIDCLQKGDAFGRGILIVGEHATPQELSEQQRKAPLHLAQKRKLSMPFNLPSFTLNTLTVKAFNWLYYLKNTKREINNVIPYEPFFYPLDAILHWNRGYGKAGFVQYQFVLPLEKKDGLVAILKKISDAGLGSFLAVLKVFGKQDSLISFPMEGYTLALDFPVRKGLFEFLDQLDEIVLQYGGRLYLSKDARMKQEVFWQSYPNAQKFADIIKTYNGKKLFRSIQSDRLLLTQ
- a CDS encoding decaprenyl-phosphate phosphoribosyltransferase, whose translation is MQYLKLLRPSHWAKNLFLYIPLFFAGEMFILSKVLELLIGFFAFSLVASSIYIINDYMDVEADKAHPVKCKRPIASGAVSKPAALVFFVLCLAIGGFLAYYVRPKFAFVVGIYFILNLLYSFGLKNISILDILILSAGFVLRIKAGGVAANIASSEWLMIMVFLLALFMAIAKRRDDVLIKTQSGKEMRKASKGYNMDFMNVMLALVSAVIIVAYLMYTMAPETMARFHTYRLYYTCLFVIGGLLRYLQITYVENDTGSPTKILYKDRFIQLTILLWVLSFYVIIYLPTNKSFFE